The following are from one region of the Halomonas qaidamensis genome:
- the mtnA gene encoding S-methyl-5-thioribose-1-phosphate isomerase, translating into MPHLQSRSLRVYVDYLEYLDQTQLPQAEQWVRCDSPEEWQHAVKNLAIRGAPLIGLSAAFVLAQTAARHPQGSWQSVSDRLRATRPTAVNLMYCLDAMEACFEQGAAALAERAAELFAEDRALCQRMAERGADLLQSGDRVLTHCNTGALATAGVGTAIGALAVAQQRGVELHVYVDETRPLLQGGRLTAWEMADLGIPYQLIADSMAASLMAAGKVDKVMVGADRICANGDFANKVGTYMLAVAAHYHNVPFYVVAPYTTVDPACASGGDIPIEQRDAAEIRGASGAFGDVVWAPENAPVWNPAFDVTPAALVTAWVLDTGTFDAAAIARGEHCQGRG; encoded by the coding sequence ATGCCACACTTACAGTCACGCAGTTTACGAGTCTATGTCGACTACCTTGAGTATTTGGATCAAACCCAGCTGCCCCAGGCGGAGCAGTGGGTGCGCTGTGACTCGCCAGAAGAGTGGCAGCATGCGGTGAAAAATCTAGCGATTCGCGGTGCGCCACTGATTGGCTTGAGCGCTGCCTTTGTGCTGGCGCAGACTGCTGCGCGCCATCCGCAAGGTAGCTGGCAATCCGTCAGTGACCGCTTACGTGCCACGCGACCCACCGCAGTGAACCTGATGTATTGCCTGGATGCCATGGAAGCCTGCTTCGAGCAAGGGGCTGCCGCCCTGGCTGAGCGCGCCGCTGAATTGTTTGCAGAAGACCGTGCGCTTTGCCAACGCATGGCCGAGCGGGGGGCAGACCTTTTGCAATCGGGTGATCGTGTTTTGACCCACTGCAATACCGGGGCGCTTGCCACCGCAGGCGTTGGCACCGCCATTGGCGCGCTGGCAGTTGCCCAGCAGCGTGGTGTGGAGCTGCATGTGTATGTGGATGAAACACGTCCATTGCTCCAGGGTGGCCGCTTAACCGCTTGGGAAATGGCCGACTTAGGTATTCCCTATCAATTGATTGCTGACAGCATGGCCGCGAGCTTAATGGCGGCAGGGAAAGTCGATAAAGTCATGGTCGGTGCCGACAGGATTTGCGCCAATGGTGACTTCGCCAACAAAGTGGGCACCTACATGCTCGCCGTTGCCGCTCACTACCATAACGTGCCGTTTTACGTGGTCGCACCCTACACCACCGTCGATCCCGCCTGCGCGTCAGGCGGCGATATTCCAATTGAACAGCGCGATGCGGCAGAAATCCGTGGCGCTTCCGGCGCTTTTGGTGATGTCGTCTGGGCGCCCGAAAATGCTCCCGTGTGGAACCCTGCCTTTGACGTGACACCCGCCGCGCTTGTCACCGCCTGGGTGTTAGACACGGGCACCTTCGATGCTGCCGCGATAGCGCGAGGGGAACACTGCCAGGGGCGCGGTTAG
- a CDS encoding ABC transporter ATP-binding protein: MAGLAIQQVTKQFGDHRAVNDLSLEIAPGEFVALLGPSGCGKTTMLRMLAGFENVTGGEIRLNDTLLASRHQHMPPEQRNMAMVFQSYALWPHMNVADNVGYPLKLRRIQGSEYQRRVAHALAQVALEPYAQRSPQELSGGQRQRVALARCLVTDPAVVLLDEPLANLDRNLRASMEHSFVDFHRRTHATMVYVTHDQSEAMAMADRIAVMRDGELVQWATPETLYREPRSEWVASFIGQGSQLAIANGAPGQRLTESALMQGLAAAHSTQPARQPVLVRPEHIRVDTQAPNQHDLTGRVERLTFRGERYELHLRLPSGEALLAYHHCALEEGQQVALRLLEGWCLEPDQ, from the coding sequence ATGGCTGGGCTAGCGATTCAACAGGTCACCAAACAGTTTGGCGACCATCGCGCGGTCAATGATCTCTCGTTAGAGATTGCACCAGGGGAGTTTGTGGCACTGCTGGGCCCTAGCGGCTGCGGTAAAACCACCATGTTGCGTATGCTAGCGGGGTTCGAAAACGTGACGGGTGGCGAAATACGCCTGAACGATACGCTGCTAGCCAGTCGCCATCAACATATGCCCCCAGAACAGCGCAACATGGCGATGGTCTTTCAGTCATACGCGCTTTGGCCGCATATGAACGTGGCCGACAACGTCGGTTACCCACTCAAACTGCGCCGCATTCAGGGCAGTGAGTATCAACGCCGAGTTGCTCATGCGCTGGCACAGGTAGCCTTGGAACCCTATGCACAGCGTTCGCCACAGGAGCTTAGCGGTGGTCAGCGCCAACGGGTCGCGCTAGCCCGCTGCCTAGTGACTGACCCTGCGGTTGTGTTATTGGATGAACCGCTGGCCAATCTAGACCGTAATCTACGTGCCTCTATGGAACACAGCTTTGTGGATTTCCACCGCCGTACCCACGCAACAATGGTGTACGTCACCCACGACCAAAGTGAAGCCATGGCGATGGCGGACCGAATTGCCGTAATGCGCGACGGTGAGCTAGTACAGTGGGCAACGCCTGAAACGCTTTATCGCGAACCGCGCAGCGAGTGGGTGGCAAGCTTTATCGGCCAAGGTAGCCAGTTGGCCATTGCCAACGGTGCGCCAGGGCAGCGGTTGACGGAAAGCGCCCTAATGCAAGGGCTGGCCGCAGCACACAGCACCCAGCCTGCACGCCAACCTGTATTAGTTCGCCCCGAGCATATTCGCGTAGACACCCAAGCCCCCAATCAACACGACCTTACCGGGCGCGTCGAGCGGCTAACCTTTCGTGGTGAACGCTATGAGTTGCACCTGCGCCTGCCCAGCGGTGAAGCCTTGCTGGCTTACCACCACTGTGCGCTTGAAGAGGGCCAGCAAGTCGCTCTGCGGCTACTAGAAGGCTGGTGCCTGGAGCCTGACCAATGA
- a CDS encoding ABC transporter substrate-binding protein, producing MLKRSLCTAVTLASFALSSSLLADDKLVLYTSQPNSDAQQTVDAFQAAYPDIEVEWVRDGTTRLMTRLRSELSAGVSNPDVLLIADSMTMTSLKQEGHLQSYLSPEREAYDEALYDPEGYFYGTKLITTGIVYNTAAEHQPQRWQDLTGPDYEGLVTMPSPLYSGAALIHMAALSDHPDLGMGYYEALQANRAEAQGGNGGVFNAVASGTKPYGIVVDFLPIREAAKGSPVEFVFPEEGVSAVTEPVAIMQGANNLDAAQKFVDFVLSQQGQELVSQQGYLPAHPAVTPPEGFPARDAIQLMPINIEQALEQEETLKQRFSDLFGG from the coding sequence ATGTTGAAGCGCTCACTGTGCACTGCCGTTACGCTTGCAAGCTTTGCTCTATCGTCGTCGCTGCTCGCTGATGACAAACTGGTGCTTTATACCAGCCAACCGAATAGCGACGCCCAGCAAACCGTGGATGCCTTTCAGGCCGCCTATCCTGATATTGAGGTGGAGTGGGTCCGCGATGGCACCACTCGCCTGATGACGCGCCTACGCTCCGAGCTTTCCGCTGGCGTTAGTAACCCAGACGTACTGTTAATTGCTGACAGCATGACCATGACCTCACTCAAGCAAGAGGGCCATTTACAGTCTTACCTCAGCCCAGAGCGTGAGGCTTATGATGAGGCGCTATACGATCCCGAAGGCTACTTCTACGGCACCAAACTGATCACCACTGGGATTGTGTATAACACCGCTGCCGAGCATCAGCCGCAGCGTTGGCAAGATCTGACGGGGCCTGACTATGAAGGCCTTGTAACAATGCCAAGTCCGCTCTATTCCGGCGCAGCGCTTATTCATATGGCAGCGCTGAGCGACCACCCCGATCTTGGAATGGGCTACTACGAGGCGCTGCAAGCTAATCGTGCAGAAGCTCAGGGCGGTAATGGCGGCGTTTTCAATGCCGTTGCCTCAGGCACGAAGCCCTACGGCATCGTGGTCGATTTCCTGCCGATTCGTGAGGCCGCTAAGGGCTCGCCGGTTGAATTTGTTTTCCCCGAAGAGGGCGTGAGCGCGGTCACCGAGCCCGTCGCGATTATGCAGGGTGCCAACAATCTGGACGCCGCTCAGAAATTTGTCGATTTCGTACTTTCCCAACAAGGCCAAGAACTTGTTAGCCAGCAAGGCTACCTGCCCGCCCACCCGGCTGTTACGCCGCCTGAAGGCTTTCCTGCTCGTGACGCTATTCAGCTAATGCCGATCAATATTGAGCAAGCGCTGGAACAGGAAGAAACATTGAAACAGCGCTTTAGCGACCTGTTTGGCGGCTAA
- a CDS encoding MBL fold metallo-hydrolase: MSTHIHLLSGLGDKGPAAIVVETNGKRLLLDAGGALHPGESITWAGGLDVDAMLISHDHIDHIGGVAELPETIPLYCTPLVANALPKHRAWQPLPARGSLMVEGIKVTTGQAGHSLGGVWLHLDVDGGIFYSGDACFESRLFPFDTPPAAHTALLDGSYGNYDQPQENCLQAICQQLEQPLVLPVPETGRALEMALWLSEEADRRQLPFAIDPIIRDNLAALLALPSDLRRPGLDSAISALLKRQSASQPVLQLVSDRNDTPDQWPNYQLLHTGYLTPERQAQLAAGEVRWQRWNVHLRASHLVALADQLRATQVVPLFTPLTGNCLSDWQQRLGQRLCIHRSLEIHPHTAGRSTAHLTV, from the coding sequence ATGAGCACCCATATTCATTTATTAAGCGGGTTGGGTGATAAAGGCCCTGCGGCTATCGTGGTCGAAACCAACGGAAAGCGGCTGCTGCTGGACGCCGGTGGAGCGCTGCACCCTGGGGAATCTATCACCTGGGCAGGTGGCTTAGACGTAGACGCTATGCTGATTAGTCACGACCATATTGACCATATCGGCGGCGTTGCCGAACTGCCCGAGACCATCCCGCTCTACTGCACACCCTTAGTCGCTAACGCACTGCCTAAGCACCGCGCTTGGCAGCCTTTGCCAGCACGCGGAAGCCTGATGGTCGAAGGTATCAAAGTGACCACCGGCCAAGCGGGGCACTCGCTGGGTGGCGTTTGGCTGCACTTAGACGTGGATGGCGGCATTTTCTACAGCGGCGATGCCTGTTTTGAATCCCGCTTGTTTCCCTTTGATACGCCGCCAGCAGCTCACACTGCGCTACTAGATGGTTCCTACGGCAATTACGACCAGCCCCAGGAAAACTGTCTGCAGGCGATTTGCCAGCAGCTTGAACAGCCGTTGGTATTACCGGTGCCTGAAACGGGGCGCGCTCTGGAAATGGCGCTGTGGCTGTCGGAAGAGGCCGACCGCCGTCAGCTCCCTTTCGCCATTGACCCGATTATTCGCGACAACCTCGCCGCACTGCTAGCACTGCCAAGCGACTTACGCCGCCCTGGTCTCGACAGTGCGATTAGCGCACTGCTAAAACGACAGAGTGCTTCGCAGCCAGTGCTACAGCTGGTCAGCGATCGCAATGATACGCCCGACCAATGGCCCAATTACCAGCTACTGCACACCGGCTATTTAACGCCTGAACGTCAAGCCCAGCTTGCCGCAGGCGAGGTGCGCTGGCAGCGCTGGAACGTACACCTGCGTGCATCGCATCTAGTAGCGCTTGCCGACCAGCTAAGGGCCACTCAGGTAGTGCCGCTCTTTACCCCGCTCACTGGTAACTGCTTAAGCGATTGGCAACAACGCCTGGGGCAGCGGCTGTGTATCCACCGCTCCCTAGAGATTCATCCGCATACGGCCGGACGCTCTACCGCCCATTTAACCGTTTAG
- a CDS encoding 1,2-dihydroxy-3-keto-5-methylthiopentene dioxygenase — MSQLKVFADQNPNDALLDITDGEQITAELSKVGVLFERWATPGEIADNATQEDILALYQDDIDRVKAMGGYQTVDVLHMVPTHPDKEAMRQKFLNEHRHHEDEVRFFVKGQGLFCLHIEDKVYQVLCTRNDLISVPANTPHWFDMGPAPEFTALRFFDNVEGWVPHWTESDIAGKFDRLDQL, encoded by the coding sequence ATGTCGCAACTGAAAGTATTTGCTGATCAGAACCCTAACGACGCCCTGCTGGACATCACTGACGGCGAACAGATAACTGCTGAGCTGAGCAAGGTGGGTGTACTGTTTGAGCGCTGGGCAACGCCAGGCGAGATCGCCGACAACGCCACCCAAGAAGACATTTTGGCGCTCTACCAAGACGATATCGACCGCGTAAAGGCCATGGGCGGCTACCAAACCGTTGATGTACTGCACATGGTGCCCACGCACCCAGACAAAGAGGCCATGCGCCAGAAGTTCTTAAACGAGCACCGCCATCACGAAGACGAAGTGCGCTTCTTCGTTAAAGGCCAAGGGCTTTTCTGCCTGCATATTGAAGACAAGGTGTATCAGGTGCTGTGTACCCGCAATGACCTGATCAGCGTACCCGCGAATACGCCCCATTGGTTCGATATGGGCCCAGCGCCAGAATTTACTGCGCTGCGCTTCTTCGATAACGTTGAAGGCTGGGTGCCTCACTGGACAGAGAGCGATATCGCCGGGAAGTTTGACCGCCTGGATCAGTTGTAG
- a CDS encoding phosphatase domain-containing protein, with protein MSTVIVDVDGTLAEFHPTDVHDWVLGPAKQWDPFFAHMAEAPVIEPVARLVKLLKAQGQQIVICSGRPDSHREHTQRWLERHTIPFDAMYLRPQGDDHIDDEEVKAALLNQMRSDGFAPWLVLDDRDAVVAQWRALGLTCLQCAPGDF; from the coding sequence ATGTCCACAGTGATTGTTGATGTTGACGGCACGCTTGCCGAATTTCACCCCACCGACGTACACGACTGGGTTCTTGGCCCAGCCAAACAGTGGGATCCTTTTTTTGCCCATATGGCCGAAGCGCCAGTCATTGAGCCAGTGGCGCGGCTAGTCAAGCTGCTGAAAGCTCAAGGCCAACAGATCGTGATCTGCAGCGGCCGGCCTGACAGCCACCGTGAGCATACCCAGCGCTGGTTAGAGCGCCACACCATTCCCTTTGATGCCATGTACCTGCGCCCGCAAGGTGATGACCATATCGATGATGAAGAGGTGAAAGCCGCACTGCTCAATCAAATGCGTAGCGACGGCTTTGCGCCTTGGCTGGTGCTGGATGACCGTGACGCAGTAGTCGCCCAATGGCGCGCGCTCGGCCTCACCTGCTTGCAGTGCGCACCGGGAGATTTTTAA
- the mtnK gene encoding S-methyl-5-thioribose kinase, protein MAHEQPYQALDVDTLAQRLGEVEEVASRVGGNPGQWQIREVGDGNLNLVFIVSGSVGSVVVKQALPYVRMVGESWPLPLYRAHFEYYALVRQAQRAPGIAPEVFYFDKPQALIVMEYLYPHTILRRKLISGERVTQLGETIGEFCARMAFRGSELSLNSPEKKADVGLFSGNVAIPAITESLVFTDPYYGAEMNRHTPELSPVVDELRRNTRLKAKVQRLLMKFTANTETMLHGDLHSGSIMATESDVRVIDPEFSQYGPMAFDLGMAVANFLMAYFSQPAHRQADELDAYQAWILDVIEACFTRFDAEFRHLWQTERTGILFPRALFEAQGNSADDACDALLEEIRLDALAYCGIEMHRRVLSLAHNADFEEIEDTALRAKLEARNVLMGQTLIMEPEAYCDLTALADLARAYNQQEVL, encoded by the coding sequence GTGGCACACGAGCAGCCCTATCAAGCACTGGATGTCGATACCCTGGCGCAGCGGCTAGGTGAGGTAGAAGAAGTGGCAAGCCGAGTGGGCGGCAACCCCGGGCAGTGGCAGATTCGCGAAGTAGGGGATGGCAACCTAAATTTGGTCTTTATTGTTTCGGGGAGTGTGGGCAGCGTGGTGGTAAAACAAGCGCTGCCTTATGTTCGTATGGTAGGCGAGAGCTGGCCGCTGCCGCTTTACCGTGCCCACTTTGAATACTACGCTCTGGTACGCCAAGCTCAGCGTGCGCCTGGCATCGCGCCAGAGGTGTTTTATTTCGATAAGCCCCAAGCGCTGATTGTCATGGAGTACCTTTATCCGCACACGATTTTGCGCCGCAAGCTGATCAGCGGTGAGCGGGTTACACAGCTTGGCGAAACCATCGGTGAATTCTGTGCGCGCATGGCGTTTCGTGGCTCGGAGCTCTCGTTAAACAGCCCTGAGAAGAAAGCCGATGTGGGGCTTTTTTCAGGCAACGTGGCGATTCCTGCGATTACCGAATCCCTGGTATTTACCGACCCCTATTACGGCGCCGAAATGAACCGTCATACGCCGGAACTTTCGCCGGTAGTGGATGAGCTGCGCCGGAATACGCGCTTAAAAGCTAAAGTGCAGCGGTTGTTGATGAAGTTCACCGCGAATACTGAAACCATGCTGCACGGTGATTTGCACTCTGGGTCAATTATGGCCACCGAGTCGGATGTGCGGGTGATTGATCCCGAATTTTCTCAGTATGGCCCAATGGCCTTTGATCTAGGCATGGCCGTTGCCAACTTCCTGATGGCCTACTTCAGCCAGCCTGCTCACCGCCAAGCCGATGAACTGGATGCCTACCAAGCGTGGATTCTTGACGTAATTGAAGCGTGCTTTACCCGCTTTGACGCCGAGTTCCGCCACCTGTGGCAAACCGAACGCACCGGTATTCTGTTCCCCCGGGCGCTGTTTGAAGCCCAGGGCAATAGTGCCGATGACGCCTGCGATGCACTGCTTGAAGAGATTCGCCTGGATGCACTGGCTTATTGCGGTATTGAAATGCATCGCCGCGTTTTATCGTTGGCCCATAACGCTGACTTTGAAGAGATCGAAGACACCGCGCTCCGCGCTAAGCTTGAAGCACGCAATGTGCTGATGGGCCAAACGTTAATTATGGAGCCGGAAGCCTACTGTGACCTTACCGCGCTGGCAGATTTAGCCAGGGCGTATAACCAGCAAGAGGTGTTGTGA
- a CDS encoding DeoR/GlpR family DNA-binding transcription regulator: MGLNERRRAVLAQVRQQGRQPLESLASQFDVSVQTLRGDVRVLAEQGLVLRRHGEVLPFPDQENIGYDQRQIVNQVGKRQIARQAASLVQHHQSLFLGTGTTVEQLADALRDKQGLQIMTNNLHALIKLCTMECELVVAGGRVRRRDQDVIGGDACRFFQRYRVDVGIVSVGGMDSHGHLYDYNDDEVMAREALLSHAAYRILVLDKTKFDLPLRCAAGELADYHAVITDSPLPDRLRSPLAAQGVRFLC, from the coding sequence TTGGGCTTAAACGAGCGCCGCCGTGCCGTGTTGGCGCAGGTTCGCCAGCAAGGACGCCAGCCCCTGGAATCGCTGGCTAGCCAGTTTGATGTGTCGGTACAAACATTACGCGGGGATGTTCGTGTCTTGGCGGAGCAAGGGCTGGTATTGCGTCGCCACGGAGAAGTGCTGCCATTTCCTGATCAGGAAAATATTGGCTACGATCAGCGCCAAATCGTTAATCAAGTGGGTAAGCGCCAGATTGCCCGACAGGCCGCTTCGCTGGTTCAGCATCATCAATCGCTATTTTTAGGTACGGGCACCACGGTAGAGCAGCTGGCCGACGCCTTGCGCGATAAACAAGGTCTGCAGATTATGACCAATAATCTGCATGCACTCATCAAATTATGCACCATGGAGTGTGAGCTGGTGGTGGCGGGTGGGCGTGTACGGCGCCGTGATCAAGATGTGATTGGCGGCGATGCCTGTCGCTTTTTTCAGCGCTACCGAGTGGATGTCGGTATTGTCTCAGTGGGTGGTATGGACAGTCATGGCCATTTATATGACTACAATGATGACGAGGTCATGGCCCGTGAAGCGCTGCTCTCCCATGCTGCATACCGCATCCTGGTGCTGGATAAAACCAAATTCGACCTGCCGCTGCGCTGTGCCGCTGGCGAGCTTGCTGACTACCATGCAGTGATTACCGATAGCCCACTACCCGATAGACTGCGCAGCCCTTTGGCCGCCCAGGGGGTGAGATTTTTGTGTTAA
- the mtnB gene encoding methylthioribulose 1-phosphate dehydratase — translation MMTLQTELLAAISWAAQQGWTPATGGNFSARTEAGYLVTASGRDKTRIQADDLLLCDLDGKVLSGDGKPSAESDLHAALYRLDASINCVLHTHTLASTVLSRRFPNGIELSGFEMQKALQGNVTHDATIRLPVVPNSQNMDELAEHVRSGWPMPWGFLVAGHGIYAVGDSIASCRRHLEAIEFLLSCVLEESRWSK, via the coding sequence ATGATGACGCTACAAACTGAACTGCTGGCCGCCATTTCATGGGCGGCGCAGCAAGGCTGGACACCTGCCACCGGCGGTAACTTTTCCGCCCGTACCGAAGCGGGGTATTTGGTCACCGCTTCCGGGCGCGATAAGACCCGTATTCAGGCCGATGACCTACTGCTGTGCGATCTGGATGGCAAAGTGCTATCAGGCGATGGTAAGCCAAGCGCGGAAAGTGATCTCCATGCTGCGCTCTATCGCTTAGACGCATCGATTAACTGCGTGCTGCATACCCATACCCTAGCCAGCACCGTGCTGTCGCGGCGCTTTCCAAACGGCATTGAGCTAAGCGGCTTCGAGATGCAAAAAGCCCTGCAGGGCAACGTGACCCATGATGCGACTATTCGCTTACCTGTAGTGCCAAATTCCCAAAATATGGACGAGCTAGCGGAGCATGTACGCAGCGGCTGGCCGATGCCCTGGGGCTTTTTGGTAGCAGGGCACGGTATCTACGCCGTGGGCGATAGCATCGCTAGTTGCCGCCGGCACTTGGAAGCCATTGAATTTTTACTGTCCTGTGTACTTGAAGAGAGCCGGTGGTCTAAATGA
- the mtnC gene encoding acireductone synthase translates to MSNPAVRAVVTDIEGTTTDINFVHKVLFPYAQAKLPDFLRANAGTPAVAEQINAVRRDMGDADATLDAVIAQLLHWIETDQKVTPLKALQGMVWADGYQRGDFKGHLYSDVAPALRQWQQAGKALYVYSSGSVQAQKLLFGYSDEGDLTPLFSGYFDTHIGHKREATAYQRIIAELDLPPEAVLFLSDVVEELDAAKQAGMQTLQLVREGTQAGNTHACVTRFDEIAV, encoded by the coding sequence ATGAGTAACCCAGCTGTTCGCGCCGTTGTAACCGATATTGAAGGCACCACCACGGATATTAACTTCGTGCATAAGGTGCTGTTTCCCTACGCCCAGGCCAAGCTACCCGACTTTCTACGCGCGAATGCAGGCACACCTGCGGTTGCCGAGCAGATTAACGCGGTACGCCGTGACATGGGTGACGCTGATGCCACGCTGGATGCCGTCATTGCTCAGTTACTGCACTGGATCGAGACCGACCAAAAGGTCACGCCGCTGAAAGCACTGCAAGGCATGGTGTGGGCGGACGGCTATCAGCGTGGCGATTTTAAAGGCCACCTGTATAGTGACGTCGCCCCGGCGCTGCGCCAGTGGCAGCAGGCAGGCAAAGCGCTCTACGTGTATTCGTCAGGCTCTGTGCAGGCGCAGAAGCTGCTGTTTGGCTACAGCGATGAAGGCGACTTAACCCCCCTGTTTAGCGGCTACTTTGACACCCATATTGGCCATAAACGCGAAGCCACGGCCTATCAGCGTATTATCGCTGAGCTTGATCTACCGCCCGAGGCAGTGCTGTTTCTGTCTGACGTGGTAGAAGAGCTGGACGCCGCCAAGCAAGCGGGCATGCAAACCCTGCAGTTAGTTCGCGAAGGCACCCAGGCGGGCAACACCCACGCTTGCGTTACTCGCTTTGATGAAATCGCTGTTTAG
- a CDS encoding ABC transporter permease, which translates to MTPSLNVGSQHRWLLSLITLTVVLLSLAPSLRLLVEALSDLGQGSESPLWKVLNAASTWRALWHSVYTSGLGMLIALVLGSLFAFVITLTDIRGKAWLVFCFMLPMMIPPQVTALSWLQLFGPASPLLKSIGMAPPLGSPQPLYSAEGIALLLGIQSAPLVFLALRTSLISLPRELIEAARISGARQAQVWGQIILPVTRHGLIAGAAMAFISSLGNFGIPAMLGIPAGYYVLPTLIYQRMASFGTGVLAEMAALSLLIGVLALAGVALQQYWMNRSRFGLGGHSGRSHDFTLGRFRPVVTTVLVGVLLVILVAPLAALVVSSLVPAMGVPLSVDSVTLNAYHEVIGRQGATWRAVRNSLWLAGGAALVLMLCSLPLAYRLQRLPPRLQQLTLSAIELPYALPGVVLAIACILLFVRPLPLINVALYGTLGLIFVAYLARFLVVCLKPVSASLAQLDPSLEEAAQLAGAGPWRRLTTIVLPLIAPSLFAGGLLVFLLAVNELTVSALLWSAGNETLGVLIFNLDEGGESVLASAVSVLVVVMVASLMLSLSLLAPRLPKGVVPWLG; encoded by the coding sequence ATGACACCGTCGCTTAACGTTGGCAGCCAGCACCGCTGGCTGCTCAGCCTAATCACGCTCACGGTGGTGCTGTTAAGCCTAGCGCCCAGTTTGCGGCTACTCGTCGAGGCGCTTAGCGACCTTGGCCAAGGTAGCGAATCACCGCTATGGAAGGTGCTCAACGCGGCGAGTACTTGGCGAGCGTTGTGGCACAGTGTGTATACCTCGGGCCTTGGCATGTTGATTGCCTTGGTGTTGGGCAGCCTGTTCGCCTTCGTGATTACGCTGACCGATATCCGTGGCAAAGCGTGGCTCGTGTTCTGCTTTATGCTGCCGATGATGATTCCACCACAAGTGACGGCGCTGAGCTGGCTACAGCTGTTCGGCCCCGCCAGCCCGTTGCTGAAAAGCATTGGTATGGCACCACCGCTGGGCAGCCCCCAGCCACTCTACTCGGCGGAAGGCATTGCTCTGTTGTTGGGGATTCAAAGCGCACCGCTGGTCTTTTTAGCGCTGCGCACCTCTCTGATCTCGCTGCCCCGCGAACTTATCGAAGCGGCCCGCATCAGTGGCGCACGCCAAGCCCAAGTTTGGGGGCAGATTATTTTGCCAGTCACTCGGCACGGCTTAATTGCCGGGGCTGCGATGGCGTTTATTTCTAGCCTGGGTAACTTCGGCATTCCTGCCATGCTGGGAATTCCAGCGGGCTACTATGTTTTGCCGACGCTGATCTACCAGCGTATGGCTAGCTTTGGTACTGGCGTGCTGGCGGAAATGGCAGCGCTCTCGTTACTGATTGGTGTGCTGGCACTGGCAGGGGTTGCCTTGCAGCAATACTGGATGAACCGCAGCCGCTTTGGCTTAGGCGGCCACAGTGGCCGCTCACATGACTTTACGCTGGGCCGTTTTCGGCCAGTGGTGACGACCGTACTCGTCGGCGTTTTATTGGTGATTCTCGTCGCGCCACTCGCAGCGCTGGTGGTCAGTTCCTTGGTGCCCGCCATGGGCGTTCCTCTTAGCGTCGATAGCGTGACATTAAACGCCTATCACGAAGTGATTGGCCGCCAAGGAGCCACCTGGCGCGCCGTGCGCAACAGCCTATGGCTAGCAGGCGGTGCCGCGCTGGTGCTTATGCTGTGCAGCCTGCCGCTAGCATATCGCCTGCAGCGGCTCCCTCCCCGACTCCAGCAGCTCACGCTCAGCGCTATTGAGCTGCCCTACGCACTGCCCGGCGTGGTGCTGGCGATCGCCTGCATTTTGCTGTTCGTGCGCCCGTTGCCGCTGATCAACGTAGCGCTCTACGGCACGCTCGGGCTGATCTTTGTGGCCTATCTGGCGCGTTTTTTAGTGGTATGCCTCAAACCCGTTAGTGCCAGCCTGGCACAGCTTGATCCCTCCTTGGAAGAAGCTGCACAACTGGCGGGGGCAGGCCCCTGGCGGCGGCTAACCACGATCGTACTGCCGCTGATTGCACCATCGCTCTTTGCAGGTGGGCTGTTGGTCTTCCTGCTGGCGGTGAACGAGCTAACGGTATCGGCACTGCTTTGGAGCGCCGGTAACGAAACGCTGGGCGTATTGATTTTTAACCTTGATGAGGGCGGTGAAAGCGTACTGGCGTCTGCGGTATCGGTACTGGTGGTCGTCATGGTCGCCTCGCTGATGCTGTCGCTCAGCCTGCTTGCCCCTCGTTTACCCAAAGGAGTCGTGCCATGGCTGGGCTAG